The Lactuca sativa cultivar Salinas chromosome 2, Lsat_Salinas_v11, whole genome shotgun sequence genome includes a window with the following:
- the LOC111918894 gene encoding uncharacterized protein LOC111918894, with product MKLGKQQEHQRSTTSIRSKAAHFVSDLTTVLLNPISDKPSSNSSPRSGDVSNEPRRNTQQCNQEEDVPVLVDGPDTSSFTAFLYSFLSPGRSENESEYSEWNDNQVVTSYRNDTSSPNVSKENNGKKGLFSKGKQSLGKALSQAARFSGYRSHASGKVNTESKIDDMKETSSQFDTNDGVPVQNVIASFPSDKLPKMSEPSQLMTENTRSDLYVALPVLSQGKKWVLLYSTWRHGISLSTLYRRSNLCPGLSLLVVGDRKGAVFGGLVEAPLKPSTKKRYQGSNDTFVFTNTPGRPVIYRPTGVNRYFTLCSTEYLALGGGNHFALYLDSDLLNGSSLASETYGNSCLSHTQEFEVKEIELWGFVYASEYEEAISMLRTEAPGICRW from the exons ATGAAACTGGGAAAGCAACAAGAACATCAGCGTTCAACAACATCAATAAGAAGTAAGGCGGCCCATTTTGTGTCTGATCTTACCACCGTTCTTCTTAATCCAATATCTGATAAACCCTCATCGAATTCCTCTCCTCGTTCT GGCGATGTGAGTAATGAGCCAAGGAGAAACACACAACAATGTAATCAAGAAGAAGATGTTCCAGTCTTGGTTGATGGGCCAGATACTTCCTCCTTCACTGCATTTCTCTACTCATTCTTATCACCAGGAAGATCAGAAAACGAGTCTGAATATTCAGAATGGAACGACAACCAAGTGGTAACTAGCTACAGAAATGACACATCATCCCCAAACGTTTCAAAAGAAAACAATGGAAAGAAAGGTCTATTCTCTAAGGGCAAACAGTCACTCGGCAAGGCTCTTTCACAAGCTGCTAGGTTTAGTGGGTATCGATCTCATGCATCTGGGAAAGTAAACACTGAATCAAAGATTGATGACATGAAAGAAACAAGCTCTCAATTTGACACCAATGATGGGGTTCCTGTACAAAATGTGATTGCATCTTTTCCTTCTGATAAACTTCCAAAAATGTCAGAACCTTCACAACTTATGACAGAAAATACACGTTCTGATCTTTATGTTGCACTCCCTGTTCTCAGTCAAGGAAAGAAATGGGTCTTACTATACAG TACATGGAGGCATGGCATATCTCTTTCAACCTTATATAGAAGAAGCAATCTTTGCCCAGGGTTAAGTCTGCTG GTTGTTGGAGATCGTAAAGGTGCAGTGTTTGGTGGTTTAGTTGAGGCACCTTTGAAACCATCAACAAAGAAAAGATACCAG GGATCGAATGATACATTTGTGTTTACAAATACACCAGGGCGTCCTGTTATATATCGTCCCACAG GGGTGAATCGGTATTTTACTCTTTGTTCAACTGAGTATTTAGCGCTTGGTGGGGGAAATCATTTTGCATTGTATCTTGATAGTGACTT ATTGAATGGGTCAAGTTTGGCCTCAGAAACTTATGGTAACTCTTGTTTGTCACACACCCAAGAATTTGAAGTGAAGGAAATTGAG CTGTGGGGGTTTGTATATGCTTCAGAGTATGAAGAGGCGATATCAATGTTGAGGACAGAAGCACCTGGGATATGTCGATGGTAG